In a genomic window of Geoalkalibacter sp.:
- a CDS encoding THUMP domain-containing protein, giving the protein MWTFNVVATMAHAGRYRHMLEDLAPFGEFRRTEFLGVALGQVKDPRAMLETIRREREKKFYAFQDLGRIIPLERVFSFEVEEFFIQLRENIGPFVERFAGLSFHARLERRGHKGEIISPDIERDIDAFLLAQLKANGTPGRIDFDNPDLILAVETVGDRCGFGLLGRELRERYEVVRVG; this is encoded by the coding sequence ATGTGGACCTTCAACGTCGTCGCCACCATGGCCCATGCCGGCCGCTACCGTCACATGCTTGAAGATCTCGCGCCCTTCGGTGAATTCCGCCGCACCGAGTTTCTCGGCGTCGCCCTGGGCCAGGTGAAGGATCCCCGGGCGATGCTGGAAACCATCCGCCGCGAGCGGGAAAAAAAATTCTATGCCTTTCAGGATCTCGGGCGCATCATTCCCCTGGAGCGGGTGTTCAGCTTCGAGGTGGAGGAATTTTTCATTCAGCTGCGCGAGAATATCGGTCCCTTCGTCGAGCGTTTCGCCGGGCTCAGTTTCCATGCGCGGCTGGAGCGGCGCGGCCACAAGGGCGAAATCATTTCCCCAGACATCGAACGTGACATCGACGCTTTTCTGCTGGCGCAACTCAAGGCCAACGGCACGCCGGGCCGTATCGACTTCGACAATCCCGACCTGATCCTGGCGGTGGAAACGGTGGGCGACCGCTGCGGCTTCGGGCTGCTCGGCCGCGAACTGCGCGAGCGCTACGAGGTGGTGCGGGTCGGCTGA
- a CDS encoding ferritin family protein has product MDEFFDTCVEIESTMSLIYRRMADTVKGNDRLRGLMLQMAKDEADHVTQIRFARLLLAQGGVAAIKPSKIRLDLLLLKAQSLLRNIETACLGEEDVLLQAIAMEEDFMQVHVSAALEFTDPKLRERLQLLAREDEKHIATLRDYHQEVYRRSA; this is encoded by the coding sequence ATGGATGAGTTTTTTGACACCTGCGTCGAGATTGAAAGCACCATGAGTCTGATCTATCGACGCATGGCCGATACCGTAAAAGGCAACGACCGGTTGCGCGGCCTGATGCTGCAGATGGCCAAGGACGAAGCCGATCACGTCACCCAGATCCGCTTTGCCCGATTGCTGCTTGCGCAAGGCGGCGTCGCCGCGATCAAGCCGTCCAAGATCCGCCTCGATCTGTTGCTGCTCAAGGCGCAGAGCCTGCTGCGCAACATTGAAACCGCGTGCCTCGGCGAGGAAGACGTGTTGCTGCAAGCCATCGCCATGGAGGAGGACTTCATGCAGGTGCATGTGAGCGCGGCCCTCGAATTCACCGACCCCAAGCTCAGGGAGCGTCTGCAACTGCTCGCGCGCGAGGACGAAAAGCACATCGCCACGCTGCGCGATTACCACCAGGAGGTTTACCGGCGTTCCGCCTGA
- a CDS encoding L,D-transpeptidase family protein, whose amino-acid sequence MLFVWAGLAGVAAASPGDEAQVREVLRLRLESAGLPAQLSAAGEAILATSALPEFYVRRIYQPAWSRQGQPSVAAEAMLAAIEDSRLQGLEPEHYHRTAIHSTRAALRDETLDAERRLLLLADFDLLLTDAFLMLASHYQQGRINPETIDPEWRARRGGADPLPVLEAALLSGQIGATLEGLLPQAPEYAGLRAALLEYRARAARGEWPQVPAGPTLRPGQSQERVPLLRARLLAGGDLAEVLAEEANSEVFDADLVAAVRAFQSRHGLNPDGVVGPATLAALNVPLAERVRQIEINLERWRWLPRDLGDRYILVNIAAFQVELVEQGRSVLDMRAVVGRLYRRTPVFSGSMTYLVLNPNWQVPHKLAVEDILPQVQKDPGYLSRQGFRVFRGWGSEAIEINPAEVDWKRLTKRSFPYNLRQEPGPANALGRIKFMFPNPHDVYLHDTPARELFRKESRAFSSGCIRIEKPMELALRLLAGTPLGEPEALAAALERPGPRTVRLPQAVPVHLLYWTAWVDGEGQLQLRPDVYERDELLGQALQEAPPQPTRTTS is encoded by the coding sequence GTGTTGTTTGTTTGGGCCGGCTTGGCGGGTGTGGCCGCGGCTTCCCCCGGGGATGAGGCGCAGGTGCGCGAAGTCCTGCGGCTGCGTCTGGAAAGCGCGGGTCTTCCCGCGCAGTTGAGCGCCGCCGGGGAGGCCATTCTTGCAACGAGCGCGCTCCCCGAGTTTTATGTGCGGCGGATCTATCAGCCGGCCTGGAGCCGTCAGGGACAACCCTCGGTCGCGGCCGAGGCGATGCTCGCGGCGATCGAAGACAGCCGCCTGCAGGGTCTTGAGCCCGAGCACTATCACCGCACCGCCATTCATTCGACACGCGCCGCCCTTCGGGATGAAACCCTCGACGCGGAGCGGCGCCTGCTGCTGCTGGCCGATTTCGACCTGCTGCTCACCGACGCCTTCCTGATGCTCGCCTCTCACTACCAGCAGGGCCGGATCAATCCCGAAACCATCGATCCGGAATGGCGCGCCCGTCGTGGAGGCGCCGATCCCCTGCCGGTGCTGGAAGCCGCGTTGCTCTCCGGGCAGATCGGCGCCACCCTGGAAGGATTGCTGCCCCAGGCCCCCGAATATGCCGGTTTGCGCGCCGCCCTGCTCGAATACCGCGCCCGCGCCGCGCGGGGCGAGTGGCCGCAGGTGCCGGCCGGGCCGACCCTGCGGCCCGGGCAGAGCCAGGAGCGGGTGCCCCTTCTGCGCGCGCGCCTGCTCGCCGGCGGCGATCTGGCCGAGGTTCTTGCCGAGGAGGCGAACAGCGAGGTTTTCGATGCCGATCTGGTGGCGGCGGTGCGCGCCTTTCAGTCGCGCCACGGGCTCAATCCCGACGGCGTCGTCGGCCCGGCGACCCTGGCGGCGCTCAACGTGCCTCTCGCCGAACGGGTCCGGCAGATCGAGATCAACCTGGAGCGCTGGCGCTGGCTGCCGCGCGATCTGGGGGATCGCTACATCCTGGTCAACATCGCCGCATTTCAGGTCGAGTTGGTGGAGCAGGGCCGCTCGGTCCTCGACATGCGCGCCGTGGTCGGCAGGCTCTACCGGCGCACCCCGGTGTTCAGCGGCTCCATGACCTATCTGGTGCTCAATCCCAACTGGCAGGTGCCGCACAAGCTGGCGGTGGAGGATATTCTTCCTCAGGTGCAAAAAGACCCCGGCTATCTGTCGCGCCAGGGCTTTCGGGTGTTTCGCGGCTGGGGCAGCGAGGCGATCGAGATCAACCCCGCCGAGGTCGACTGGAAGCGCCTGACCAAGCGCAGCTTTCCCTACAATCTGCGCCAGGAACCGGGGCCGGCCAACGCCTTGGGGCGCATCAAATTCATGTTTCCCAATCCCCATGACGTCTATCTGCACGACACGCCGGCGCGCGAGTTGTTCCGCAAGGAATCCCGCGCCTTCAGCTCGGGCTGCATCCGCATCGAAAAGCCCATGGAACTGGCCTTGCGGCTGCTTGCCGGAACGCCTCTCGGCGAACCCGAGGCGCTGGCGGCGGCCCTTGAGCGACCCGGACCGCGCACCGTGCGCCTGCCTCAGGCGGTGCCGGTGCACCTGCTCTACTGGACGGCCTGGGTCGATGGTGAAGGGCAGCTGCAACTACGACCCGACGTTTATGAACGCGATGAGTTGCTCGGCCAGGCTCTGCAGGAGGCGCCGCCTCAGCCGACCCGCACCACCTCGTAG
- a CDS encoding pilus assembly protein, which produces MSALILRLTLLLCLGPAARAGGETWHPELPPWAKIRPAPQVLLILDDRAAMADIPAAAEHSPWDLARRSLLALVDRYAPLGVRFGLMRSAAEEASWPPPDLILAPLDGSLAELRRALSSWTHPLNPPPSTHGQRLDINGCADLHLIFSGPAEHLPAQLRDWLRQRLAGQNGEPGAPRLHLLSVGDDPAEPQAPGEDPLELFFRFDAILADFLHPWVSGTIPTILTRDDQSEVLLQTGFAPLSGRGDLAAYVLPLSDEGEGPIPALWSAARLLEAAAPEQRRLITTAPEAAGLDALRKRPLGAIIHAAPLVIGAPRAGHLDAAYQSFRRRWQKRPTRIYVAANDGLLHALRAAGEGDAPAGSEAWAFVPAALPRTLAQAPNAAHPYLLDLAPVAADAEDPAWGRGVEGWRTVLVGGAGLGGPGYFALDVTDPAAPAPLWEVEPFAGARTGTRPILGPLPPLKRWAALVTSGLRDDDHPGGLRALALSDGSSLPLGAAGETLLETASRPGAGTTYALSEPVALDTDGDGALDLLYAGDSEGTLWKFFYDADAGHWRSRPRFHTGGPPIVHRPTLAFDGRGDLRIYFGTGRYLKEADHADGRGNAVYGLIEPRRGGGAHPFAAPEERTRSAEDLVEVTDFADEAAIDRSLESARRALLEKNGWYIRLQSDGSRPAERLAGVPLVVAGTLFFPTLMPSAAPCSLGAEARLHALRHDLGVPARQGSRKVLRDSGGDELSCGPGAVRLPDGAPAGLRWIFARRGRPAGLFASTSTAPLHFVQPELAAPALSLRAWREVD; this is translated from the coding sequence ATGAGCGCTCTGATCCTGCGGCTGACCTTGCTGCTCTGCCTGGGGCCGGCCGCGCGCGCCGGCGGCGAAACCTGGCACCCGGAACTGCCGCCCTGGGCGAAGATCCGGCCCGCGCCCCAGGTTTTGCTGATTCTCGACGACCGGGCCGCCATGGCGGACATCCCAGCCGCGGCCGAACACAGCCCCTGGGATCTCGCGCGCCGGTCCCTGCTCGCCCTGGTGGATCGCTACGCGCCCCTCGGGGTGCGCTTTGGTCTCATGCGCAGCGCCGCCGAGGAAGCCTCCTGGCCGCCGCCCGACCTGATCCTCGCGCCGCTTGACGGATCCCTCGCGGAGCTGCGCCGCGCGCTGAGTTCCTGGACCCACCCGCTGAACCCGCCCCCCTCGACCCACGGGCAACGCCTGGACATCAACGGTTGCGCCGACCTCCACCTGATCTTCTCCGGGCCCGCCGAGCATCTTCCCGCACAGCTTCGCGACTGGTTGCGCCAGCGGCTGGCGGGACAAAACGGCGAACCCGGCGCGCCGCGACTGCACCTTCTTTCCGTCGGGGATGATCCAGCGGAGCCGCAAGCGCCCGGCGAGGATCCGCTGGAGCTGTTTTTCAGGTTCGACGCGATCCTTGCGGATTTTTTGCACCCCTGGGTCTCCGGCACGATCCCGACCATCCTCACCCGGGACGACCAGTCCGAGGTGCTCTTGCAGACCGGCTTCGCCCCCTTGAGTGGTCGGGGCGATCTCGCAGCCTATGTCCTGCCCCTGTCCGATGAGGGGGAAGGGCCCATTCCCGCCCTCTGGTCGGCGGCTCGACTCCTGGAGGCCGCCGCCCCCGAGCAGCGTCGCCTAATCACCACCGCGCCCGAGGCGGCGGGTCTCGACGCATTGCGTAAGCGGCCCCTGGGCGCCATCATCCATGCCGCGCCCCTGGTCATCGGTGCCCCGCGGGCCGGTCACCTCGACGCCGCCTATCAGAGCTTTCGCCGCCGCTGGCAGAAGCGGCCGACCCGGATCTATGTCGCCGCCAACGACGGCCTGCTGCATGCCCTGCGCGCCGCCGGGGAAGGCGATGCCCCGGCCGGCAGCGAAGCCTGGGCCTTTGTACCCGCCGCCTTGCCGAGGACCCTGGCGCAAGCGCCAAATGCCGCCCATCCGTACCTGCTGGATCTTGCGCCCGTTGCCGCCGATGCCGAGGATCCTGCCTGGGGCAGGGGCGTCGAGGGCTGGCGCACGGTGCTGGTCGGCGGCGCCGGGCTGGGCGGCCCGGGCTATTTCGCCCTTGATGTCACCGACCCCGCGGCGCCCGCGCCGCTCTGGGAAGTTGAACCTTTCGCCGGCGCGCGCACCGGCACGCGGCCGATCCTCGGTCCCTTGCCGCCGCTCAAGCGCTGGGCGGCCCTGGTCACCAGCGGGTTGCGCGACGATGATCACCCCGGCGGCCTGCGCGCCCTGGCCCTGAGCGACGGCAGCTCCCTGCCCCTGGGCGCGGCCGGCGAAACCCTGCTGGAAACCGCCTCCCGCCCGGGCGCGGGCACCACCTATGCCCTCTCCGAGCCGGTGGCCCTGGACACGGATGGCGACGGCGCCCTGGATCTGCTCTACGCCGGCGACAGCGAGGGCACTCTGTGGAAGTTCTTCTACGATGCCGACGCGGGTCACTGGCGCAGCCGCCCGCGTTTCCACACCGGCGGGCCGCCCATCGTCCACCGGCCGACCCTCGCCTTCGATGGGCGCGGTGATTTGCGCATCTATTTCGGCACGGGCCGCTATCTCAAGGAGGCCGATCATGCCGATGGCCGGGGCAACGCCGTATACGGCCTCATCGAACCGCGTCGGGGCGGCGGCGCTCACCCCTTCGCCGCGCCCGAGGAGCGAACCCGAAGCGCCGAGGATCTGGTCGAGGTGACGGATTTTGCCGACGAGGCGGCCATTGACCGGTCCCTGGAATCGGCGCGGCGCGCGCTGCTCGAAAAAAACGGCTGGTACATCCGCCTGCAAAGCGACGGCAGCAGGCCCGCCGAGCGTCTTGCCGGAGTGCCGCTGGTGGTCGCCGGCACTCTGTTTTTTCCGACCCTCATGCCCAGTGCCGCGCCCTGCTCCCTGGGCGCCGAGGCGCGGCTTCATGCCCTGCGCCACGATCTGGGCGTTCCGGCCCGGCAGGGATCCCGAAAGGTTCTGCGCGACTCCGGCGGCGACGAGCTCTCTTGCGGGCCAGGCGCCGTCAGGCTCCCGGACGGCGCGCCCGCGGGCCTGCGCTGGATCTTTGCCCGGCGGGGACGTCCGGCCGGACTCTTCGCTTCGACCAGCACCGCCCCCCTGCATTTCGTCCAGCCGGAACTGGCCGCTCCGGCCCTGAGCCTGCGCGCCTGGCGCGAAGTGGATTGA